In one window of Chitinophagales bacterium DNA:
- a CDS encoding gluconate 2-dehydrogenase subunit 3 family protein, producing MNRRELLKMVALATGGVVIGGEFLLTGCKNAASDKGFALSAEQIDLLDEVAETILPTTKTPGAKAAKVGEFMQVMVKDCYELKDQQIFLEGITKLEEACKKVNGKSFMECTAEERTKLLQQLDTERKEYQSKKKGEEPNHYFQMMKQLTLTGYFTSEIGATQALRHVAVPGKYDGCMPYQKGDKAWA from the coding sequence ATGAACAGAAGAGAATTGCTCAAGATGGTTGCCCTTGCTACCGGTGGGGTAGTAATTGGCGGAGAGTTTCTGCTGACTGGCTGTAAGAATGCAGCTTCAGATAAAGGCTTTGCTTTAAGTGCAGAACAAATTGATTTGTTGGATGAAGTGGCTGAAACCATTTTACCTACCACCAAAACACCTGGCGCCAAAGCAGCTAAAGTGGGTGAGTTTATGCAGGTGATGGTTAAAGACTGCTATGAGTTGAAAGATCAGCAGATTTTCCTGGAAGGTATCACCAAGTTGGAGGAAGCTTGTAAGAAAGTAAATGGCAAGTCATTTATGGAATGTACTGCTGAGGAGCGTACCAAGTTGTTGCAACAATTGGATACTGAGCGGAAAGAATATCAATCCAAGAAAAAGGGTGAGGAGCCCAATCATTATTTTCAGATGATGAAGCAATTGACGCTTACAGGTTATTTCACCTCAGAGATTGGTGCTACGCAGGCCTTACGTCATGTGGCTGTGCCCGGCAAGTATGATGGTTGTATGCCCTACCAAAAAGGAGATAAAGCATGGGCATGA
- the fusA gene encoding elongation factor G, whose product MADLKFQRNFGIAAHIDAGKTTTTERILRYTGMIHKIGEVHDGAATTDWMEQEKERGITITSAAVSCQWNFPTVLGKTTPDTKKYYFNIIDTPGHVDFTVEVERSMRVLDGLIALFSAVDGVEPQSETVWRQANRYKVPRIGFVNKMDRSGADFLNVVKQVKEMLGAKAVPLQLPIGAEDNFKGVVDLIKMKGIIWHMETEGMTFDEIDVPADMVDEANEWRQSLVEAVAEYDDKLMEKFFEDPNSITEAEMHEAIRKATIDLSIVPMMCGSSFKNKGVQTALDAVCRYLPSPVDIEDTVGTNPDTGETEVRKADAKAPFSALAFKIMTDPFVGRLAFFRCYSGHLDAGSYVLNVRSGKKERISRIMKMFANKQNPVDFIEAGDIAAAVGFKEIKTGDTLCDENHPITLENMFIPEPVIAIAVEPKTQADVDKMGMAIAKLVEEDPTLRVNTDEDTGQTILRGMGELHLEIIIDRMRREFKVEVNQGAPQVAYKEAFAATVEHREVLKKQSGGRGKFADIQFSIGPADEEWLKENEGKSFQFVNDIFGGSIPKEFIPAIQKGFETAMSTGVLAGYPVNNMKVRVFDGSYHDVDSDSMSFELCAKSGFREAGRKAKPQLLEPIMKVEVLTPDQYMGDVTGDLNRRRGMLEGMDSRANLQVIKAKVPLSEMFGYVTQLRSLSSGRATSTMEFSHYNPAPNNIAEEVIAKSKGKVKVED is encoded by the coding sequence ATGGCCGACTTGAAATTTCAACGAAACTTTGGTATTGCCGCGCACATTGATGCCGGTAAAACCACTACTACCGAGCGTATCCTGCGCTATACCGGTATGATCCACAAGATTGGTGAGGTACACGATGGTGCCGCAACCACAGACTGGATGGAACAGGAGAAAGAGCGTGGTATCACCATTACTTCAGCGGCTGTAAGCTGCCAGTGGAACTTCCCAACTGTATTGGGTAAGACTACGCCTGATACCAAGAAGTACTATTTCAACATTATTGATACTCCAGGTCACGTGGACTTTACCGTAGAGGTAGAGCGTTCTATGCGTGTACTGGATGGTTTGATTGCCCTGTTTTCGGCGGTAGACGGCGTTGAGCCTCAGTCTGAAACTGTATGGCGTCAGGCTAACCGTTACAAGGTACCTCGTATCGGTTTCGTTAACAAAATGGACCGCTCTGGTGCCGACTTCCTGAATGTGGTTAAGCAGGTGAAGGAAATGCTGGGTGCTAAGGCTGTGCCTTTGCAGTTGCCAATCGGTGCTGAAGATAATTTTAAGGGTGTAGTTGACCTGATCAAAATGAAAGGGATTATCTGGCACATGGAAACAGAAGGAATGACTTTCGATGAGATCGATGTTCCTGCTGATATGGTTGATGAAGCCAACGAATGGAGACAAAGCCTCGTTGAAGCTGTAGCTGAATATGATGACAAATTGATGGAGAAGTTCTTCGAAGATCCAAATAGCATTACTGAAGCTGAGATGCATGAAGCAATCCGTAAGGCTACCATCGATCTGAGCATCGTTCCGATGATGTGTGGTTCTTCATTCAAGAACAAGGGTGTACAAACAGCATTGGATGCAGTTTGTCGCTACCTGCCTTCTCCAGTAGATATTGAAGATACTGTAGGTACTAACCCTGATACAGGTGAAACTGAAGTGCGTAAAGCTGATGCAAAAGCACCATTCTCTGCTCTTGCGTTTAAGATCATGACCGATCCTTTCGTAGGTCGTCTGGCTTTCTTCCGTTGTTATAGCGGCCACCTCGATGCCGGTTCTTATGTACTGAACGTACGTAGCGGTAAGAAAGAGCGTATCAGCCGTATCATGAAAATGTTTGCCAATAAGCAGAACCCTGTAGATTTCATCGAAGCAGGTGATATCGCAGCTGCGGTTGGTTTCAAAGAAATCAAAACTGGTGATACACTTTGTGATGAGAACCATCCAATCACCCTCGAGAACATGTTCATTCCTGAGCCTGTAATCGCGATCGCTGTTGAGCCTAAGACGCAGGCCGACGTTGATAAGATGGGTATGGCTATTGCCAAGCTGGTGGAAGAAGATCCTACACTGCGTGTAAATACAGATGAAGATACCGGTCAGACCATCCTGCGTGGTATGGGTGAATTACACCTGGAAATCATCATCGACCGTATGCGTCGTGAATTCAAGGTAGAAGTTAACCAGGGTGCACCTCAGGTTGCTTATAAAGAAGCATTTGCTGCTACTGTTGAACACCGTGAAGTGCTGAAGAAGCAGTCTGGTGGTCGTGGTAAGTTCGCTGATATCCAGTTCTCAATCGGTCCTGCTGATGAAGAGTGGCTGAAAGAAAACGAGGGTAAGAGCTTCCAGTTCGTGAACGATATCTTTGGTGGTTCTATTCCTAAAGAATTCATTCCTGCTATCCAGAAAGGTTTTGAAACGGCGATGAGTACTGGTGTATTGGCAGGTTACCCTGTTAATAACATGAAAGTGCGCGTTTTCGATGGTAGCTACCATGATGTGGATTCTGATTCTATGTCATTTGAATTGTGTGCGAAGTCTGGTTTCCGCGAAGCTGGTCGTAAGGCTAAGCCACAGTTGCTGGAGCCGATCATGAAAGTAGAGGTATTGACGCCAGATCAGTACATGGGTGATGTGACAGGTGACTTGAACCGTCGTCGCGGTATGCTGGAAGGTATGGATAGCCGTGCCAACCTGCAGGTGATCAAGGCTAAAGTGCCATTGAGCGAAATGTTTGGTTATGTAACCCAGCTGCGTTCATTGTCTTCTGGCCGTGCTACTTCAACCATGGAGTTCAGCCATTACAACCCAGCTCCGAACAATATCGCTGAAGAAGTGATTGCAAAGAGCAAGGGTAAAGTGAAGGTGGAAGATTAA
- the rpsJ gene encoding 30S ribosomal protein S10, which translates to MSQRIRIKLQSYDHNLVDKSAEKIVKTVRSTGAVVTGPIPLPTRKRIFTVLRSPHVNKKSREQFQLCTHKRLLDIYTSSSRTVDALSKLDLPSGVEVEIKA; encoded by the coding sequence ATGTCGCAGAGAATCAGAATCAAATTACAATCATACGACCACAACTTGGTAGACAAATCTGCTGAGAAGATCGTAAAGACTGTGCGTAGCACAGGTGCAGTAGTAACTGGTCCAATTCCCTTGCCTACGCGCAAGCGCATTTTCACGGTACTGCGTTCACCACACGTGAACAAGAAGAGCCGTGAGCAGTTCCAGCTCTGCACGCATAAGCGTTTGTTGGATATTTATACTTCTTCTTCCAGAACAGTAGATGCACTGAGTAAGTTGGATCTGCCTTCAGGTGTGGAAGTTGAGATCAAAGCGTAG
- the rplC gene encoding 50S ribosomal protein L3 has product MKGIIGKKIGMTSVFSPDGKQTACTIIEAGPCVVTQVKTVDTDGYTALQLAFGDKNEKHSIKAELNHFAKANTAAKRFVKEFRDYSIEKALGETITVDIFAEGEKVDVVGTTKGKGFQGVVKRHGFSGVGEQSHGQHDRQRAPGSIGNSSDASRVFKGMRMAGRMGNDRVKMKGLKVLKVFPDKNYILVSGSVPGHNGSIVYIQK; this is encoded by the coding sequence ATGAAAGGTATTATTGGTAAAAAAATCGGGATGACCAGCGTCTTCAGCCCGGATGGCAAGCAAACAGCTTGTACCATCATCGAAGCTGGTCCTTGTGTGGTAACACAGGTTAAGACCGTTGATACAGACGGTTATACTGCATTGCAGCTTGCATTTGGCGACAAGAACGAAAAGCACTCTATCAAGGCTGAACTCAATCACTTCGCAAAAGCCAACACTGCCGCCAAGCGTTTCGTTAAAGAATTCCGCGATTATTCAATAGAAAAAGCACTGGGTGAAACCATCACCGTAGACATTTTCGCTGAAGGCGAGAAAGTTGATGTGGTAGGTACTACCAAGGGTAAGGGTTTCCAGGGTGTTGTAAAGCGCCACGGTTTCTCTGGTGTGGGTGAGCAATCACACGGCCAGCACGATCGTCAGCGTGCACCCGGTTCTATCGGTAACTCTTCTGATGCCAGCCGCGTATTCAAAGGTATGCGTATGGCGGGCCGCATGGGTAACGACCGTGTGAAGATGAAGGGCCTGAAAGTGTTGAAGGTATTCCCTGATAAGAACTATATCCTCGTGAGCGGTTCTGTACCGGGTCACAACGGTTCTATCGTGTACATCCAGAAGTAA
- the rplD gene encoding 50S ribosomal protein L4 translates to MQVDVLNIQGQKTGRTVELPEEIFGVEPNDHVIYLAVKQYLAAGHQGTHKVKTRAEVKGASRKLHRQKGTGGSRKGNIRNPLYKGGGTIFGPKPHGYDFKLNRKVKDLAKISALSYKAKESAIVVVEDITMDAPKTKQLVDVMKSLNVADKKTLVVLAEYNDNLYLSTRNIPNVASTLLADINTYDIMNADVLVITENAAKDLQVEEAAA, encoded by the coding sequence ATGCAAGTAGATGTTTTAAATATACAAGGACAAAAGACCGGCAGAACGGTTGAATTGCCTGAAGAGATCTTTGGTGTAGAACCAAACGATCACGTGATCTACCTGGCTGTTAAGCAGTATTTAGCTGCTGGCCATCAGGGTACACACAAAGTAAAAACTCGTGCCGAGGTAAAAGGTGCTAGCCGTAAGTTGCACCGTCAAAAAGGTACAGGTGGTTCCCGTAAGGGTAATATCCGTAACCCTTTATACAAGGGTGGTGGTACCATCTTCGGACCTAAGCCACATGGCTACGATTTCAAATTGAACCGTAAGGTGAAGGATCTCGCAAAGATCTCTGCACTGAGCTATAAGGCTAAGGAAAGCGCTATCGTAGTTGTTGAAGACATTACAATGGATGCGCCTAAGACTAAGCAATTGGTAGATGTGATGAAGAGCCTGAATGTTGCTGACAAGAAAACATTGGTGGTTCTGGCTGAGTACAATGATAATCTGTACTTGAGCACTCGTAACATTCCAAATGTAGCCAGCACTTTACTTGCTGATATCAATACATATGATATCATGAATGCAGATGTTCTGGTAATTACTGAAAACGCAGCAAAAGATCTTCAGGTAGAAGAAGCTGCAGCTTAA
- the rplW gene encoding 50S ribosomal protein L23, translating to MKQSEILIKPILTEKANGQQESLRKYAFKVARKANKLEIKKAVEDFYGVSVVDVNTSVVPGKNKTRYTKAGFLKGQKPAYKKALVTVAEGETIDLYANI from the coding sequence ATGAAACAGAGCGAAATTTTAATCAAGCCGATCTTAACCGAGAAAGCAAATGGTCAGCAGGAATCGCTGAGAAAGTATGCTTTCAAGGTAGCTCGTAAGGCCAATAAACTGGAGATCAAGAAAGCTGTAGAAGATTTCTATGGTGTGAGTGTTGTAGATGTGAACACATCTGTTGTTCCTGGTAAGAACAAGACTCGTTACACAAAAGCTGGATTCCTGAAAGGACAGAAGCCTGCTTACAAGAAAGCATTGGTTACTGTAGCTGAAGGTGAAACAATTGATCTGTACGCAAACATTTAA
- the rplB gene encoding 50S ribosomal protein L2 has translation MALKKYKPITAGTRWRIGNAYAEITTNEPEKSLVEPKKSTGGRNVQGRRSMRYMGGGHKKKYRIVDFKRNKHNVEGTVATIEYDPNRTAFIALIQYADGEKRYIIAPQGLQVGAKVQAGPDVAPELGNALLLKNMPLGTNVHNIELQPGHGGKMARSAGSSAQLTNKEEKYAVLKMPSGEIRKVLINCMATVGVVSNSDHNLETAGKAGRNRWKGIRPRNRGVAMNPVDHPMGGGEGKASGGHPRSRTGKYAKGEKTRKHGKGSDKLIIQRSNGKKLTK, from the coding sequence ATGGCATTAAAAAAGTATAAACCCATTACCGCCGGTACCCGCTGGAGAATCGGTAACGCTTATGCTGAGATCACTACTAACGAGCCTGAAAAGAGCTTGGTAGAGCCTAAGAAGAGCACTGGTGGTCGTAACGTACAAGGTCGTCGCTCTATGCGTTACATGGGTGGCGGTCACAAGAAGAAGTATCGTATTGTAGACTTCAAGCGTAATAAGCACAATGTTGAAGGTACTGTAGCTACTATCGAATATGATCCAAACCGTACTGCATTCATCGCATTGATTCAGTATGCTGATGGTGAGAAGCGTTATATCATCGCTCCTCAGGGTCTGCAGGTAGGTGCAAAAGTGCAAGCTGGTCCGGATGTAGCGCCTGAATTGGGTAATGCCCTGTTGCTGAAGAACATGCCACTCGGTACCAATGTGCACAACATTGAACTGCAGCCTGGTCATGGTGGAAAGATGGCAAGAAGTGCCGGTTCTTCGGCTCAGCTGACAAACAAAGAAGAAAAGTATGCTGTACTGAAAATGCCTTCTGGTGAGATCCGCAAAGTGCTGATCAACTGTATGGCAACTGTAGGTGTGGTATCTAATAGCGATCACAACCTGGAAACTGCAGGTAAAGCTGGTCGTAACAGATGGAAGGGTATTCGTCCTCGCAACCGTGGTGTTGCCATGAACCCAGTAGATCACCCAATGGGTGGTGGTGAAGGTAAAGCTTCAGGTGGTCATCCAAGATCACGTACTGGTAAGTATGCGAAGGGTGAAAAAACCAGAAAGCATGGAAAGGGTAGCGATAAGCTTATCATCCAGCGCAGCAACGGTAAAAAGCTTACTAAATAA
- the rpsS gene encoding 30S ribosomal protein S19 yields MARSIKKGPYVDSKLEKKVIAINDGGAKKGVLKTWSRRSTITPDFVGHTFAVHNGNKFIPVYVTEFMVGHKLGEFAPTRNFKGHAGTKK; encoded by the coding sequence ATGGCTCGTTCAATTAAAAAAGGTCCTTACGTAGACAGTAAACTGGAGAAGAAAGTGATCGCCATCAATGATGGTGGTGCTAAGAAGGGTGTGTTGAAGACTTGGAGCCGTCGCTCTACTATCACACCAGATTTCGTAGGCCACACTTTCGCAGTACACAATGGTAACAAGTTTATCCCTGTGTATGTAACAGAATTCATGGTTGGTCATAAGCTCGGTGAGTTTGCCCCTACCAGAAACTTCAAAGGTCACGCAGGAACCAAGAAATAA
- the rplV gene encoding 50S ribosomal protein L22 has product MEAVAKLRNYPTGPRKMRLLADLIRGMEVEKALAVLEHHPQHNAVPLFKLLKSAINNWEQKNEGKSAADNSLVVKTIFVDGGRTLKRMRPAPQGRGYRVRKRSNHVTIIVDSKN; this is encoded by the coding sequence ATGGAAGCAGTAGCTAAATTGAGAAATTACCCCACCGGCCCACGCAAAATGCGTTTGCTGGCTGATTTGATCCGTGGCATGGAAGTGGAAAAAGCCCTGGCTGTGCTGGAGCACCATCCACAACATAATGCGGTTCCCCTCTTCAAATTGCTGAAGAGTGCCATCAACAACTGGGAACAGAAGAATGAAGGCAAGAGCGCAGCTGATAACAGCCTGGTGGTAAAAACCATTTTCGTGGATGGCGGCAGAACATTGAAGCGTATGCGTCCTGCACCTCAGGGCCGTGGCTATAGAGTTCGTAAGCGCAGCAACCACGTAACAATCATCGTAGATTCTAAAAACTAA
- the rpsC gene encoding 30S ribosomal protein S3 has protein sequence MGQKANPIGNRLGIIRGWESNWYGSKKDFANKLIEDNKIRTYLNARINKGGIAKIVIERTLGKLIVTIHTSKPGIIIGKGGGEVDRIKEELKKLTGKEDVQINILEIRRPELDATIVGDTIARQIENRINYKRATKMAIASTLRMGAEGIKVKLSGRLGGAEIARSEEFKQGRTPLHTFRMDIDYANVFAQTVYGKIGIKVWICKGEVLGKRELNPNFIGGKSDVSDRRDHRGGDRERGGDRGGRGGDRGGRGGSRERKN, from the coding sequence ATGGGTCAAAAAGCAAATCCAATTGGTAACAGGTTAGGTATCATCCGCGGATGGGAGAGTAACTGGTATGGTAGCAAGAAAGACTTTGCTAACAAACTGATCGAGGATAACAAGATCCGTACCTACCTGAATGCACGTATCAACAAGGGTGGTATTGCCAAGATCGTGATCGAGCGTACACTTGGTAAACTCATCGTAACAATCCACACATCTAAGCCAGGTATCATTATCGGTAAAGGTGGTGGTGAAGTTGACCGCATCAAGGAAGAGCTGAAGAAGCTTACCGGTAAAGAAGATGTACAGATCAACATTCTGGAGATCCGTCGTCCTGAACTGGATGCAACAATTGTTGGTGATACCATCGCTCGTCAGATCGAAAACCGTATCAACTACAAGCGTGCTACTAAGATGGCGATTGCTTCTACACTCCGTATGGGTGCAGAAGGTATCAAGGTAAAACTCAGCGGTCGTCTGGGTGGTGCTGAGATTGCCCGTAGCGAAGAATTCAAGCAAGGCCGTACGCCATTGCATACTTTCCGTATGGACATCGATTACGCAAACGTTTTTGCACAAACTGTTTACGGTAAAATCGGTATCAAAGTATGGATCTGTAAAGGTGAAGTACTGGGCAAGCGTGAATTGAATCCAAACTTCATCGGTGGTAAGAGCGATGTGAGCGATAGAAGAGATCATCGCGGTGGAGATCGTGAACGTGGTGGCGACCGCGGTGGACGTGGTGGCGACAGAGGCGGCCGCGGTGGTTCAAGAGAACGCAAAAACTAA